From a single Diachasmimorpha longicaudata isolate KC_UGA_2023 chromosome 13, iyDiaLong2, whole genome shotgun sequence genomic region:
- the LOC135168670 gene encoding zinc finger protein ztf-16, protein MSDGVDGGSGENEVDSHSSAQAEPGESSNHREDEILDPDNEAALNTNYDSSDGAVPVFRCERCDNYETINKTAFCAHQDQCLAGGEGGESVEGIESNENDGDGDEGHAGHRSHRKMFECDVCNMKFSNGANMRRHKMRHTGVKPYECRVCQKRFFRKDHLAEHFTTHSKTLPYHCPICNRGFQRQIAMRAHFQNEHVGQHDMVKSCPLCNYRAATMKCLRLHFFNRHGIDLDNPGPNSSSSLLSSCSPSEAMPSAPLSDSGDSTGNRSADNATPPMHFLTPHVEISIPYPEQAAGQRNPSPAPLNGDSPNSPQSADSNSNAPSSSHHQLPINSTIHRSIGGSEEAITPSISLIPIKQEPNSNGMDDSGATSSNHPLPSLIKVSPLKSLLRDDLRRKLTNTTNSSHNNGTTTINSQTRGEPPTSTRPDPRSSGLQCTYCRITFPDQTLYFLHKGCHSESNPWKCNICGEQCCNLYQFNSHLLSKSHQ, encoded by the exons ATGTCAGATGGGGTCGATGGTGGCAGCGGGGAAAACGAGGTAGACTCACATTCCTCCGCGCAAGCTGAACCCGGAGAATCATCAAATCATCGGGAAGATGAGATTTTGGATCCTGATAATGAGGCTGCATTAAATACTAATTATGATAGTAGTGATGGAGCCGTTCCTGTATTTAG ATGTGAAAGATGTGACAATTACGAAACGATAAATAAAACAGCATTCTGCGCCCATCAAGACCAGTGCCTAGCTGGTGGTGAGGGTGGTGAGAGTGTCGAGGGAATTGAGAGCAATGAGAACGATGGGGACGGTGACGAGGGGCATGCTGGGCACCGATCGCACAGAAAAATGTTCGAGTGTGACGTCTGCAACATGAAATTCTCCAATGGAGCTAACATGCGCAGACACAAA atGCGTCACACTGGCGTCAAACCGTACGAGTGTCGTGTCTGTCAGAAGAGATTTTTTCGAAAAGATCATCTGGCTGAACACTTTACAACCCACTCGAAAACATTGCCTTACCACTGTCCAATATGTAATCGTGGATTCCAAAGACAAATTGCAATGAGGGCACACTTTCAGAATGAACACGTTGGTCAACACGATATGGTCAAGTCCTGCCCACTCTGCAACTATAGAGCAGCTACGATGAAATGTTTGAGGCTGCATTTTTTCAATAG ACATGGAATAGATTTAGATAATCCAGGACCAAATAGTTCGTCGTCCCTACTGAGCAGTTGCTCCCCGAGCGAGGCAATGCCATCAGCACCACTATCTGACAGTGGTGACAGTACGGGTAATCGCTCAGCAGATAACGCTACACCGCCGATGCACTTCTTGACTCCTCACGTTGAAATATCAATACCGTATCCGGAGCAGGCAGCTGGCCAACGCAATCCCAGTCCAGCACCGTTGAATGGGGATAGTCCAAACAGTCCCCAGAGCGCTGACAGCAATAGCAACGCACCGAGTAGTAGTCATCATCAGTTACCTATCAATAGCACTATTCATCG GAGTATCGGTGGTAGTGAAGAGGCAATAACGCCATCAATATCCCTGATCCCCATAAAACAAGAGCCAAACAGCAATGGAATGGACGACTCTGGTGCAACATCCAGTAATCATCCTTTGCCATCGCTCATAAAAGTTTCACCACTGAAATCTCTCCTGCGCGATGACTTGAGGCGTAAGCTAACAAATACAACAAATAGCAGTCACAACAATGGTACAACAACGATAAATTCTCAAACGCGTGGTGAGCCACCGACATCAACGAGGCCGGATCCCCGTTCAAGTGGTTTACAGTGCACCTATTGCAGAATAACATTTCCAGATCAAACATTGTATTTTTTGCACAAGGGCTGCCACAGTGAGAGCAATCCCTGGAAGTGTAATATTTGTGGGGAACAGTGCTGTAATTTGTATCAATTCAATTCGCATTTATTGAGCAAGAGTCATCAATAG
- the LOC135168674 gene encoding tumor necrosis factor receptor superfamily member wengen, which yields MPSEVYSRLLTVSLVLLSTLEAIKSSELHSSQPNAELCQHGLEFWSTEKSACTPCTKCAPEFTVSPCAVHKDAICGPLSALELDWSFLGSRRKVDVNQRLDVTEKMLWRVSDVEGRPETLRARESRREIEEELSASGLDDEEGLIDPQQLQISPEETKERRSSNDCDQLPWDWQTSALVLAVCACIVFFMVAGCSALIYVRQWRRMKRNFEPAGLEEISARLNLMVKAELAELSAGAPMSPGDPETRCQYLEKLLDRKRETPVVAGWPETGGNLYIEEGETPRSKRAQIARIQRNIESILSHKTTRE from the exons ATGCCGAGCGAGGTATATTCCAGGCTGCTGACAGTGAGCCTGGTATTGCTCAGTACTCTGGAAGCTATCAAATCAAGTGAATTGCACTCATCCCAACCAAATGCTGAATTATGTCAGCATGGTTTGGAATTTTGGTCAACAGAAAAATCTGCATGCACTCCCTGCACGAAATGCGCTCCCGAATTCACCGTAAGCCCTTGtgcagttcacaaggatgCCATTTGTGGGCCGCTATCGGCACTAGAGTTGGACTGGTCGTTCTTGGGGAGCAGAAGAAAAGTCGATGTTAACCAGCGGTTAGATGTCACGGAGAAGATGCTGTGGCGGGTTTCTGACGTCGAGGGACGACCGGAAACCCTGAGGGCGCGCGAGAGTCGACGAGAAATTGAGGAGGAGCTGAGTGCCTCCGGTCTGGATGATGAGGAGGGCCTGATCGATCCTCAACAGTTGCAG ATATCGCCGGAGGAGACAAAGGAGAGGCGATCGAGTAATGACTGCGATCAATTACCGTGGGACTGGCAGACTAGTGCTCTTGTGCTTGCTGTGTGTGCCTGCATAGTATTCTTCATGGTTGCCGGATGCTCGGCCCTTATCTACGTCCGGCAATGGCGACGGATGAAGAGGAATTTTGAGCCAG CTGGTCTTGAGGAGATATCAGCGAGGTTGAATTTAATGGTGAAGGCTGAGCTGGCTGAGCTCAGCGCAGGCGCCCCAATGAGTCCAGGGGATCCTGAAACAAGGTGCCAATATCTCGAAAAACTATTAG ACCGGAAGCGAGAAACTCCCGTGGTGGCTGGATGGCCGGAAACAGGGGGAAACCTGTACATCGAAGAGGGGGAAACGCCGAGGAGTAAGCGGGCACAAATTGCTCGGATTCAACGGAACATCGAGAGCATTCTCAGTCACAAAACTACTCGAGAATGA
- the LOC135168669 gene encoding liprin-beta-1 produces the protein MMEGMRTNGCANERQDLDPILEEDDKNHPKDSPSESSDATSTVKRWDCRWTPSEAYDSDGTSSTSEQGFTEDYSREMTDGLSVSSIRHHDACRSQGCLCQNCLLGYARSLALHQNIPSICTAASIPHMPSHPQLPVKHCINTSLGYNFEDSCDYRNVNHHSQQQQLGKSQPTIKDQMSRISSKTSSTVSLSLDRRRRKLRNRSDRDQRARSQSDLLYCDHDRSMPPHYCSLQQFQCHYGSNPYMNYYNNNTEERLRKLENERAGLHMEVSVLSEQVDAQSSKIVELENILQEKKDAMRQMEDVLQKEVLSRSALETQKLELLTSLSEMKLRQASLEHENVALRTATSITNGEKFSRHAGQYSSLPRPPTSVKKGVAFGKVSHQISGAQTTVPLAVRGNSARCLSAPALAEEERIVISEALARAEVPPPKPLNDLSMEEVEEWLARLGLEAYAPELRRWGATGAKLLDVTVHQIEKELDIKNSLHRKKLLYAIECERCNGVGFLGSEKMDNAAVLRWLDDVGLPQHKEAFHNAKVDGRVLHRLTTEDLLTLGVAAQLHAASLRRGIQVLRELNFEFDNLERRSISGNGADGSNVALWTNHRVMEWLRVVDLAEYAPNMRGSGVHGGLIIHEGRFTSELLATLLSIPPAKTLLRRHLTTHFNQILGREVVQHKREMETTLGFVPLTLTARLKVPKKSQFTLKRKKSKSEIDYGNLVCPLEPSPPDLEIVEHRKIIGCI, from the exons aTGATGGAAGGAATGCGGACGAATGGATGTGCTAATGAACGACAAGACCTCGATCCCATCCTGGAGGAAGACGATAAGAACCATCCTAAag ACTCGCCGTCAGAGTCTTCTGATGCCACATCGACTGTGAAACGTTGGGACTGCCGTTGGACACCTTCGGAGGCGTACGACTCAGATGGAACATCTTCGACGTCTGAACAGGGATTTACTGAGGATTACTCCAGAGAAATGACTGATGGTCTTTCAGTATCATCCATTAGACATCATGATGCGTGTCGGTCGCAGGGGTGTCTCTGTCAG AACTGTTTACTGGGTTATGCTAGATCACTTGCCCTTCACCAGAACATACCGAGCATCTGCACAGCAGCGAGTATTCCTCATATGCCTTCTCATCCTCAATTACCTGTTAAACACTGCATCAACACATCACTCGGGTACAATTTTGA GGATTCTTGCGATTATCGAAATGTCAATCATCACTCGCAACAGCAACAATTGGGGAAGAGTCAGCCAACGATCAAGGATCAGATGTCCCGCATCAGCTCAAAGACATCCAGCACAGTATCACTGTCATTGGATAGAAGACGAAGAAAACTGAGAAATAGGAGTGATAGAGATCAAAGGGCTAGATCACAGAGCGATCTTCTTTACTGTGATCATGACAGGTCAATGCCTCCACATTACTGCTCGCTCCAGCAGTTTCAGTGTCATTATGGCAGTAATCCTTACATGAATTACTACAATAATAATACCGAG GAGAGATTGAGGAAACTTGAGAATGAAAGGGCCGGCCTACACATGGAGGTATCAGTATTATCTGAACAAGTAGATGCACAATCGAGTAAAATTGTGGAACTCGAGAATATTCTTCAGGAGAAGAAGGATGCTATGAGACAAATGGAGGATGTTCTTCAAAAG GAGGTATTATCTCGAAGTGCTCTAGAAACTCAAAAGCTCGAACTTTTAACATCTTTATCAGAGATGAAACTGCGGCAAGCCAGCTTGGAGCACGAAAATGTGGCGCTTCGAACAGCAACCTCAATCACAAAC GGTGAAAAGTTCAGCAGACACGCGGGACAATATAGCAGCCTTCCAAGGCCTCCTACATCAGTGAAGAAAGGCGTTGCTTTTGGTAAGGTTTCTCATCAAATATCGGGTGCTCAAACTACGGTACCACTTGCAGTCAGAGGAAACTCAGCCAGATGTTTATCTGCGCCAGCTCTAG CTGAGGAAGAGAGAATCGTGATTTCTGAAGCATTAGCTCGTGCCGAAGTGCCTCCTCCAAAGCCTTTGAACGACCTGTCAATGGAGGAAGTGGAAGAGTGGTTAGCGAGACTGGGTCTAGAAGCTTATGCACCTGAACTACGACGATGGGGAGCTACGGGCGCTAAGCTACTCGATGTTACAGTACATCAAATAGAAAAGGAGCTTGATATTAAGAACAGCcttcatagaaaaaaattattgtatgCTATCGAGTGCGAGAGGTGCAATGGAGTTGGATTTCTGGGATCTGAAAAG ATGGATAATGCAGCAGTTCTTCGTTGGCTCGATGACGTTGGTCTACCCCAGCATAAGGAAGCCTTTCATAATGCCAAAGTAGACGGTCGTGTTCTCCACAGACTAACCACTGAAGACTTATTGACCCTCGGTGTAGCAGCTCAGCTTCATGCAGCAAGTTTGCGTCGTGGAATACAAGTGCTTcgagaattgaattttgaatttgacAATTTAGAGAGGAGATCAATTAGTGGTAATGGAGCTGATGGCAGTAATGTTGCATTGTGGACCAATCACAGAGTGATGGAGTGGTTGAGGGTCGTCGACCTTGCTGAGTATGCCCCTAATATGAGGGGATCTGGGGTCCACGGGGGACTGATCATTCATGAGGGAAGATTTACCTCTGAACTCTTGGCCACGCTCCTCAGCATTCCACCGGCTAAGACATTATTGCGTAGACATTTAACCACTCATTTTAATCAAATTCTTGGGAGGGAAGTTGTACAGCATAAAAGGGAGATGGAGACCACTCTTGGATTTGTGCCATTGACACTGACAGCTCGATTGAAG GTACCAAAGAAATCTCAATTCACcctaaaacgaaaaaaaagcaAGAGTGAGATTGATTATGGCAATTTGGTATGTCCCTTGGAACCATCACCACCAG